The Syntrophotalea acetylenivorans genome contains the following window.
ACCGATCATAATAACATCGGCGCCGGCGGCAATCGCCTTGGGCAGTTCGCCGGAATATTTGATGCCACCGTCGGCGATCAGGGGGATGTTCGCCGCGCGAGTCACACGAGCGACATCCATAATCGCGGTGATCTGCGGCACACCAACCCCGGCCACCACGCGCGTGGTGCAGATTGAACCCGGGCCGATACCGACCTTAACCGCATCGACCCCGGCCTTGATCAGGGCCTGTGCAGCCTCGGCGGTGGCGATGTTTCCGGCGATAAGTTGCAGATCGGGGTAATGACGGCGAATATCGATAACAGCGTCGAGTACCGATTTGGAATGGCCATGAGCTGTATCGAGTACAACCACATCGACTCCGGCTTGCACCAGGGCCTCAAGACGCTCTTCCCGGTCGTCACCGACGCCTACGGCGGCACCGACCCGAAGCCGGCCTAAATCATCCTTACAGGCCAAGGGGTATTTTCGGACTTTTTCGATATCCTTGATGGTAATCAACCCCTGCAGGGAATAGTTATCATCAACCACCAGCAGCTTCTCGATGCGATGTTTGTGCAGGTGATATTTGGCCTCTTCCAGGGTGGTTCCCGGCGGTACGGTGACCAGGTTCTCTTTGGTCATGACATTGGCGATGGGCTGCTCGAGCTGAGTTTCGAAACGCAGATCACGATTGGTCAGGATACCGACCAATTTGCCGTCCTTGGTGATAGGCACGCCGGAGATACGATACTTTTCCATCAACTCCAGAGCTTCGAATATCTTCTGTTCGGGACGCATGGTGATGGGATCGACTATCATGCCGCTTTCCGACTTCTTGACCTGATCGACCTCGATGGCCTGTTCTGCCGGTGACATGTTTTTATGAACGATACCCAGGCCCCCCTCGCGGGCCATGCCGATAGCCGCCCGGGCTTCGGTTACCGTATCCATGGCCGCCGACAACAGCGGCACGTTGAGTTGAATTTTGGCGGTCAACTGGGTGGTAAGGTCAACCTCTTTGGGCAATACCGTCGAATGAGCAGGCACGAGCAAGACATCGTCGAATGTCAAACCTTCTTGAATATCACCGGAATCCTGCATTGCCATCTCCTCTATAGGGGTAAAAAGTTAGTCGAGCATATTAAAAAAATGGACCGGTAGCGTCAAGCCAAAAAGCTGGCCAATCAGACGCTAAATTTGTGTCTTGAAAATCAGTTTGGGATAAAGCCTTTGGCTTCAGCGATTCGCGGCATCAAAGCCGTCAACAGGCGGATCGTATAATCGATATCAGCCAGAGACAGCACCTCCACCGGCGAATGCATATAACGCAAGGGCACCTGAATCAAGGCGGCAGCGACCCCGGCCCGGTTAAGCTGGATGACGTTGGCGTCCGTACCGGTACCCCGTGGCGCTCCCATCAACTGGTAGGGAATCTGCTCTTCCCGGGCAGTGGCCAGCAGCAGGTCGAACAGGGCCGGGTTGATATTCGCACCCCGGGAGATGATCGGCCCCTGCCCCACGACAAATTCCCCTATATCCTTTTTTTCAACACCTGGAAAGTCGGTGGCAAAACCGACATCGATGGCGATGCCCACATCGGGATCGACACCGTAGGCACTGGTGGTCGCCCCGCGCAATCCGACTTCTTCTTGCACCGTGGTTACACCATGCAGGTCCACGGGCACGGAACCCCGTCGTTTTACTTCCTTGAGCACCTGGCAAACGATAAAAGCGCCCATTTTATCGTCAAAAGCCCTGGAGGCGACCAAATCCCCCTGTAATCGTTCGATGCCCACGGCAAAGGTTGCAGGATCTCCAACGGCGACCAGCTTTTTAGCCTCCTCGGCATTGGCGCAACCGATATCGATAAATTGCTGATTGAGCTTGACTACCGTCTCCCGGTCCTTGGCTTCCATCAGATGGATCGGCTTCTTGCCAACCACCCCCAGCACCGGCCCGCCGGCACCATGAACATGAACCCGCTGTCCCGGTACC
Protein-coding sequences here:
- the guaB gene encoding IMP dehydrogenase — translated: MQDSGDIQEGLTFDDVLLVPAHSTVLPKEVDLTTQLTAKIQLNVPLLSAAMDTVTEARAAIGMAREGGLGIVHKNMSPAEQAIEVDQVKKSESGMIVDPITMRPEQKIFEALELMEKYRISGVPITKDGKLVGILTNRDLRFETQLEQPIANVMTKENLVTVPPGTTLEEAKYHLHKHRIEKLLVVDDNYSLQGLITIKDIEKVRKYPLACKDDLGRLRVGAAVGVGDDREERLEALVQAGVDVVVLDTAHGHSKSVLDAVIDIRRHYPDLQLIAGNIATAEAAQALIKAGVDAVKVGIGPGSICTTRVVAGVGVPQITAIMDVARVTRAANIPLIADGGIKYSGELPKAIAAGADVIMIGSLFAGTEESPGETILYQGRTYKAYRGMGSLGAMKQGSKDRYFQGDVTKDVKLVPEGIEGRVPFRGSLSDNVHQLLGGLRAGMGYVGCANLRELQTNARFIRITNAGLRESHVHDVNITHEAPNYRLERN
- a CDS encoding M42 family metallopeptidase, which encodes MNEQDFALLKELVETPSPSGFEQPAQRICRREMGTVTDELRTDVMGNVIARLPGPAGAPRVMLAGHCDEIGFMVRYIDENGFLYFAPIGGIDAHLVPGQRVHVHGAGGPVLGVVGKKPIHLMEAKDRETVVKLNQQFIDIGCANAEEAKKLVAVGDPATFAVGIERLQGDLVASRAFDDKMGAFIVCQVLKEVKRRGSVPVDLHGVTTVQEEVGLRGATTSAYGVDPDVGIAIDVGFATDFPGVEKKDIGEFVVGQGPIISRGANINPALFDLLLATAREEQIPYQLMGAPRGTGTDANVIQLNRAGVAAALIQVPLRYMHSPVEVLSLADIDYTIRLLTALMPRIAEAKGFIPN